The Vitis vinifera cultivar Pinot Noir 40024 chromosome 1, ASM3070453v1 DNA segment AGGTCATGGAAGGTAAACATTTCAGCAAAAGTGTCTGCAACCAAGGGCAAGGATGACTGCATGCCAACAACACAACACACCCAATATGACCAAGAACTATCATGGCCACCATGTTGGAGCATGCCACAATGCTAGCAAAAACAAGGCAAAATcatgtcacaagatgcttcaaataaGCCTCCCtatgggtttatatagagtcTTGGAAGCTTCTGAAGACTCCTATTCttagccattggtgggaagagtatGGAAAGTTCTAGAGATGTCCACatatctctacactatggtcgaaggcatgagaggagtccaaggctttctagagaattctagagatttcttgtatattcttgtataTAGGCTagtacatagaattgtgtaggaTGTTTTAGAATATTCATGATTTGTAAAGAACCCTTCTGGAacccaagcaagtgagcttccattGTATAACTTCCTTTGAAAGCAAtaaagtttctttttttaagtattGCCTACTACGCCCTCTAAAGCTTCTAAGTCAGGTGCGTCTTAACCTAACAAGCTAAGCATCGAGAGTAAGACTGACTTAACAAGATCAAGAGTTTTGACTTGTCTAAATATCACACAAGCTTAGGGAAAGACTTAAGTTCGTGACAACTAGCTCCCATGACCAGGGTTAGGGTATCGACCGGTTTCCAACTAACATTCTGACCACTTGCTATGGTGATCTAGTTTCCATCTTTCCACCTTTTTTACCACCTACTCAATAAGTGATGATTGAATATGTTAAAGGTTACCATAAGCACCATGAGACTCTTAACACATATCATAATTGTCCAAGTACAAGGAAAATATAACCAAGGTCATTTGAACTACAAATGGCAATTGTTTCCTAGTAAGAAAGGTTATTATTAAAAGGAGAACAGATAAAACACTTTCAACAAGGGCAATCCCACACCCATATATGCTCTCATTGATTTATAGCAAAACAACATTCATGAACATGATCACAAGGTAGTTGTATGACACTCCAAACAGCAAACAGCAAACAGGCTAGGGAAGTGGTTGGCAGTATCCATGAAAACACCAAAAAGGACAAGCCACTAAGCATAGGCAATTATCTTTGTTCTTGATAGACTGCTTTTTGCAAGAAATACAAATGCATTTATAATCAAGCATTGAGTAGAGTGATTCCAGAAAGACCCACCCCAGCTATATGTATCATTTACATGATCAAGCAAGTTTCTGATGTTTATGGAAGATCAAACAGGCATCCAAACTACAGCAGGTTCCAGAGAAGTTGAAGAATAGTAGTTTCATATGAAGAAATGTAGCATGTCTCAtttaccaccaccaccactagcACCACCACCACTAGCaccgccaccaccaccaccaccaccaccaccaccaaagAGGTAATCCAAAGATGATCCACCACCAGGTGCAGAGTGGACCTTAGTTGAGGGACGACCCTGCATCCAGGAAAGAAGTTTATCAATCATAACGATGCTTACATGTGTGTGCTAATGAAACATatctaatcatttaaaaataaaattaaaaagaaccAATTTAGCAATAGCTGCAAAAAATAGATGGGGGAGCACTGAAAACCCAAGACCTTCAGTTAACTAGAGCTATGATACCATGTTGAGTtactaattttcttaaaaacttaagCAGTTAAGTTTTGGATTTACAATATATATCATGCTATAACAAGCATTATTGAGGAAGAACGATTCTTGATAGCCATAAAACTTTTATCCCTGTGTTGGGTGTTATAGAACTCAACACTAAAATGTAATGTGATTTTCCCCATTCCTGTACAGAAAGAAGATAATATCTGCTTTCTTATATAATCACCTTAGAACAAATTTTTTGGTATTATTATAGAAAAACATCTAGGAACTTATAGTTGTTATTAAGAACCCTGAAGTAGGATACCCTTGCCCATCATTTTCAGTAGGTAATTGCTCATCTGTCATGCTAATATCAGGCAACTAACTAGTAATTTGTCTTCATAATATGCTTCATATATAATACATACCTAGTATCCATGGCATCAACGGTTTAAAATATAGCTGAAAGAATAAACTAACAAGGATAGAGAAACTATAGTATTCAACTAATAAAGCGCTACCAACTGTGGATCCAGAAAGATGGAAATTTGGCGAGGGAAATGTGATGGTCAACACCACAAGCTAAAAGTTTAAGAGGTTACAAGTTATGATCACATTTGCATAGAttccttaagaaaaaaaaggagataTTAGCAGGCTAATAAAATCACTATGAAATTCACCATTCAAGCCATGGAACCAAGTTCATTGTCAGCTAGAATGACCTTGTTTAGTCTGAATTTTGAGACCATCAAAACTTAACCAAAACTGACaagtaatattattaataatcttATGCTAACATCAGTCATGACATACACTACAGTTCTTAAATTATGTTGAGACACAGGCAGTGGCACATGCATTGTGCATACAAACATAACATCATACAATATTTGAAGGCAATTTAGAGCATATGTGTAAGTTTGTTGAAAAGTTAAGAGACATTAAATATTGGAAGATGAGGAAGAGACACTTTCGGGAAATATTTTAGGATAGTGGCTTACAATGTCTAGTAATGTTACTTCATTGAACTTATCATTTACCATTTTTAACATTACTACTAGGGTTATGGTAGGTTTTTGAGTTGCCAGTTAAGATTGCGCGAGACAGAGGAGAAAGATAAACAAGGGTTTGGATTTCGTAACAGTATAGATATACAGAATCAACAAATTGTTCCTAATTCCGATACTAAATACACATCAAATTACCTCCAAACTTACATAGCAGAACAGACTACGTCTCACAGCATTTTTGGTTCCTAAATTCTTAGTAACACCTCATCTCATGGCCAGATCCCTAGAAATGGTTGCACACTTTGTCCGTCATTTATAGCATCTCAATTCTGATTCTCAACTTGGTTGCTGTTTTTCATGCTATCCGCTTCATTTAGGCATTGACCTCTTATCTTATTTTACTGAACACTGAACTTTGATCTACCTCTAAAATGCCAGTGTCCTTGTGGTAAGATAATCAGAGATCACTGTGCCCAATATAAGTGACCAAAATTATAAACATGACAACTACACCACAGGCTGAGCTTAGTTCATGAGCAAATGTTATATCGAATTCCAAAAGATTTAGAGCAGATGCATACCATCAGTTCCTACAGTATGAAAAAAGTGTCTCACAGTCTTAAAAATATGCAATGGCAAAAAGTGGGATGTCAAGTCATGGTTTCCAGAATAGAAATTAGAAAACTGCAAACATAATTCAGCAGTTTTCTCACCAAAAGCTTCATGAAAACatgcaaaacaaaaatctaCCTTGTAATAGACAGAGATatcaaaagaaagcaaaataaatgaacaaaaaaaatgtaaataaatttaCGACTTTTTAAAGGATTTCAAGTTTAAACCTAATAGATGTTTAAGGCTTCTTAGGAAAAAAAGGACCTCTGCATGGGCTTCAAATAGATCAAATTCCAGAAGAAACAGAATCATTTTTCAGGAGACTATGGATGACGATCATCAAGCCAAATCATTTACATTAATTACATATGACGAAATGAATCAAAGAGAAACCCCCCAAAGCTAGTTAGtagaaaaactagaaaaaagatACCAAATTCTTACTCTAAATCTTCTGAACCCCTCAACAAGTGCACAAGTTAGGATGAGCACTACCTTCTGACTCTGATTAGAAAAGACATGGTAGCCTATTCTTCTCCACTACTTATTATTTGTGTGTGCCTCTTCCTATCTCTTTTATTCTTAAACTCTATTGCTGACTCAAAAACATCATGAGAATGTCAGGAATTTGAGGGAACTGTAAACACATTCTATCAGGCAAACTATGCAAAGTTATGTAATTCAcactaaaaaaatatcaaagctATCCTGACTGGAATCATACTGTGATGAAGTTGCCACAGTTCTGGCCATCCGCCCGGTGGTAGTTGTTTGCAGTGTTACTATTGATACCTGCAGGTATCTGCTTAGTAACATCTGTTGGTTGAGCTGCAGCAATGGGCTTGGTGGAAGCCCCAGTATTAGCAGCTGGTCCTTCGCTAGAAGAAGCTGGGGCATTGTTTGGCGCCGGTTTGGGAGCCTCTCCACTCCCAAAAAGGTAGCCCAATGAACTCTGTCCTCCACCACTGCTGACTCCTCGACCCATTATCTCCAACTTCTTCTTAGATGACAAAATCCAAACCTACCGCAAAGTCCAATTAGATAATAGCATCAAACAGCAGGAAGCCACTAACTGAGCAAAATAAAGAACAGAAAACATGAAACTATGATGTTGAAGGACATCTCTAACAGATACCATTGGATGCAAGTACCAGAGACTAGTAACATGAAAATTCAATCTTTGGTTcaatatatttaacaattaCATCACATCAATTCACTCTGGAAACATTGAATTACTTAACGCTgcggaaaaaagagaaaaaatcaaattggcCCGGTCAAAAGAAGCTGTATCAGCAAATTGATACCCCCATCtgtcttcaaaaatattttaaaagctAATTAAAATGGCATAGACAGGCGCATTATGCATCCACAGAAATATTGGTATATCATCACTCTGAGAATGATTCCATTACATCAAAGCTGTCTTAAGTAAAATATATTGGGCTAATTCCAAAAGGGGTTTGTGGAAACAACAATAAAAACGATCAACTTGCCTATTGCATTTTCTATTTACTccattttgggtgttttttccataaaaaaccATAACCCCAAAGAACCGAACAAAGCTTACTGTCACAATCATTATCACATCcagataaatattaaaaaaaaccctCCTATCTTTCAAGATCGGATCTTGGAAATACATCaaagaaacaattaataaatgaaCAACCGATTAAACAACAAACCATGGTTTTCCCCAAATGGAGAAAATATCAGGAGTGAACCAACAGAAAGGCAGATTGgcattcaaaaaaataataataataagattatgGATTCACAGCCAAACTTCACCATGTCAAATCATTCcattccaatttccaacaacCCAACTTCTAATCACAAACCCAGACAAGAAATCACATAATATTACAGTAGAAATCAACAACAGatctaaaacaacaaaacccaCGGATCACTGCACAAACCAGCAAGTGTAGAAACAATTAAAGCAGAATTTGGCAGGAAATACTGAAGATCAAAATGGGGGTGGCAGCAGGTGTAATGAAAGAAGTGTAGAAATCAGAAAAGAACCTGTGGATGAGAGAGCAGAGCAGAGCAGATCTGAGATCACTGGAGAAGTAGTGAGCACCAACTAAATAGTTGCCTAGCAAC contains these protein-coding regions:
- the LOC100257592 gene encoding protein SPIRAL1-like 1; this encodes MGRGVSSGGGQSSLGYLFGSGEAPKPAPNNAPASSSEGPAANTGASTKPIAAAQPTDVTKQIPAGINSNTANNYHRADGQNCGNFITGRPSTKVHSAPGGGSSLDYLFGGGGGGGGGGGASGGGASGGGGK